The sequence ACAGGTACTTTTTTAATTTCTAAAATATTCATCGAAATTCCGATGATAAGCAAACCGCCTACCGCCGACATTTCTATGACAACCGCCTCGGTCAGCAAATCTGCCAGACTCCCAGCGGCGATAGTAATTAAGCCTTGGTAAATAAACACACTCACAGATGAAAGCAATACTCCTAGCCCCAGGGTTGATGCAAAAATCACAGAAGATACTCCATCTAACAGAGATTTTGCATATAGGGTCTCGTGATTTCCTGTCATCCCACTTTCAAGAGCTCCGACAATAGCCATTGCTCCTACACAATAAATCAAGCTAGTCGTCACAAACCCTTTTGCCACTAAGCCTTCTCCTTTTCCCACTCTTTTTTCCATCCATCGCCCCAGCACCTCTAGTTTCTCCTCAATTTCTAAGGCTTCCCCCATAATACCACCAAAGACAATGGAAAAAATGACTACCAGCATGTTTTCTGTTTTCAGCGCTCCTGATACACCGATCACAAAAACAGATAAGCCCAGCCCCTGCATCACAGTTTGCTTAAATCTTTCAGAAATGCCTTTTCGTAATAACAATCCTACGGTGCCGCCAATAAGAATAGCCACACTATTGATAATGGTGCCCAACATTAGGCATCTTCCCTTCTCTTTTCTGGTACCAGGTAATCATGTCAGGTAATCATGTGTTGTTTTAGGTTTTGCTATAAAAGCATCGGATCGTAGATATGAATAGACTCATGGATCAAGTTTCCATTCATTACGTCAAAGTACACCATGGTTCGTTGACCACCTTTTGTCACCCGAAAACTATGCACTAATTTTGGGGCGTAGTGGGTATCAAAAGACCTTACAACACTTAAACCGTTATATGTCATCATCCCAAGCTCACTTGTCCACTGCTTTCTAATGTCCTGTCGCGTGATAACCACCGGTGTGGTTGGCACTTGGGTACGGCAGTAGCCATTTTGTAATTGTAGTAACCGACCATCCACAGCCGACACCTGAACACGATAGGCATCACTGATAATCTCAATGTCATCCCTTAATGGAGCAAATAAGAAGGCATAAAAAGGTTCTTCTGTCGTTCCATTAACCGGTTGAAAGTAAACTTCTTTACTAAACTCGCCTTCATAGTCTATATAGCGAAGGGCTGTTTCCATTGCTTCTTCCATCGTAAGGTGAACCTCTCCCGGCGAAGGCATTAATGTCTGAAATCCTCTGATGCGTCCATTTTGAGCATCAATTTCAATTCTACTTTCCTTTCCATTCTCTTGTCGCAAAATCATTCTATAAGCATGAATTCCATTCCGAATGAAGACCGTTTCCTGTTCCGGAACAATTTCAACAGGTTCCAGAAAAGCCATAGCATCCCATGCTATTTCAACAGCTTCTTCTATCTCCATATATTCCGGATGGTAGTTCGGGGTAGCGCTATGGCGATAAAGAACCGCTATTTCCTGTATTTGCTCCGAAATCTGCCCAAGTCCTCCATCCGATCGGCTCGGATCCACCAACTTGTCCAGCCGTCCTTCGATGTTATGGTAAATCATTAGAAAACGCTGTAATTGATCCTGCATTTTTTCCAACATTTCCCTGTCGTAGTAACTAAGCTGTTCCTTCTGATTTTGATATTGGCGGTCTAAATGATTCATGATGACATTTCGTAAAGCCTCTATTCCTTCAAGCCCTTCCTGAAGGCGCTTATTCGGTTGATCCTCTCTTTCATTCAGCATCACCCATTGCTGGAAGGCAGAAGCTAGTTCTTCCAGTCCCCACTGTAGCCTCATTAATGATTCCGGCGATTCGCTTTCTAACAGTAAATCCATCTGTCTGATGCTATGCCTGGTGATCCGTTCAATATTTTCAGATGTCATCTGGCGGACAACTTCTAAATGATGTTCTTGTTTTTGTACTTCCCGGTATAAGAATCCATTTATTAAAAAACTGATAAACAGCACCGACGCAATAATGGCTGTCAGTTTATTTGCTTTCAAAAACCTTCCCCTCCTTTTGCCTGCATTTCTATTATATGAAAAATACGATTCCCTGACAACTTAATTTTTCAAGCCACAACTCTATCTGTTTAAGACACTTTTTGAAAGTGTATGATATAATATGTAAAACCAATTTTTATCAAACTTTATAAAACACTAAGGAGGTTCTTCTGATGGATTTAATCATCAAGAACGGAACAATTGTGACCGCTAAAGACACTTATGCAGCCGACGTGGGCATAAAGGATGGCAAGGTAGTTTTAATCGGCAAGGTTCTCAGACACTCAGATGCAGAAATCGTCGATGCGTCCGGAAAACTGATTCTCCCTGGCGCCATTGATAGTAATACGCATCTTGGAATGCCGTTAAATAATATTCAGGCTGCTGATGACTGTGCATCCGGTACTTGTGCAGCTGCCTGCGGTGGAACAACCACCATTTTTGACTATGTTATTCAACAACCGGGAGAAAGCATGATGGAAACCATTCGCAAAAGAAATGACCTTTTCGAAAAAGGGTCTTATATTGATTATTCCTTTAATGTTTCTCTTACCAATGTCACCCCTGAAATACTGAAAGAATTTAAAGAAGCTGTGGATTTTGGAGTCAATCAATTCAAAATTTTTATGATTTACAGCAAGGAGCATCTTATGACAGATGACGGCACTTTTGTCAAAGCCATGATCCTAGCCAAGGAGTTAGGTGCTCGGATGGCGGTACATGCTGAAAACCCTTATATTATTAATATGCATACGGAGGAATTTTTAGCCGAAGGAAAAGGGCATCCATGGTACCATTACCAAAGTCGTCAGGAATACGTTGAAACAGAAGCTGTGAAACGTGCTGTTTACTGGGCTACTTCCTTCAACACACCTTTATATATCCCACATTTAGCTTGCAAAGAAGGTTTAGACGAAATATCAAGAGCACGCAATGAAGGTTATGATATTCTGGCAGAAACATGCCCACATTATCTCTACTTCACCAATGAAGTTTATAAATATGAAGGGGCTCAAAACTATGTTTGTTCGCCACCTATTAAAGGACCAGAAAGTCAGGATGCTTTATGGGACGGCATTAAACGTGGGGATATTTCAATTGTTGCTACGGACCATAGCCCTTTCCAGTCCCATGAAAAGGCGGCCGGCTTAGAAGATTATACAAAAATTCCTAATGGCGTTATGGGAATCGAAAATATGTATCCTTATATGCTTAGTGAAGCGAATAAAGGTAGACTATCTTTCAACAAAGTAGTGGAAGTGTGTTCCAGTAACCCAGCGCATCTTTTTGGCTGTGCACCTCAAAAGGGCACGATTGCCATCGGCAGCGATGCCGATCTGGTCGTTTATGACCCAGAAAAAACCTTTGTAGTAAAACCCGAAAAAATGCATTCTAATGTCGATCACACTATTTGGGACGGTGTTGAATTTTCCGGGTATCCTATCAAGACATTCTCTCGCGGAAAATTAATTTACGATAACGAAAAATTTGTGGGCGAAAAAGGTTGGGGACAGTTTCTAAAGCGAAATCCACTTTATTAAAAAACATTTGTTCAGCATTTATGGAGGTTTCCTATGAAAAGGGTTAATTGTCTTAATTGTCGCTACTTTAAGATCACATGGAATCCTAAACATCCCAGAGCTTGCACTTTCTTTGGGTTCAAAACTTCCAAGCTGCCTTCTCAGCTAGTATTTGAATCTACAGGCGAAGCCTGTCAGCAGTTTAAGCAACGGCGTAAAAAAACGAATCATGATTGAAATTTTCGCACATGAATCATCACCTGATCTATATGCAGCGAAGTCATGCCTTCTACTTCATCGATAATACTTTGTTGGAGTTTTTGTAAGGTTTTAGGAATGGAGACTCCATAAACAACCCTAACCTCCAATTGAATTTCCAGCCCCGTGGCCGAATTTTGAACAAAGGTTCTACCTACGGGCTGTACTTCCGAAAACTGGTTGAAACTATAATGCACCAAACTTCGGATCACTCCGTCGGATATTGTATAATTCCCCTTATAGCTGAAGGTAGGTCGTACAACTGACTTGTAATGCTCCGGTGATCCGCTCTCTTTTCCAAGACTCCGGAGAGCCTTAATAGGATTAAGGAAGTATCCTGAAAAATCTTTCTTTAATTGCAGGGCAGGAACGGGAATGACATGCTTCCCTTCCTGCCTTCTTATCTTTTTTGCAAGTTCTATCTCTTCACGGCTTACTAAATCCTCTAACCATAGGACAGTCTCCGGTTCACCAAGAGATAGATGCTCGCTGATAATATCCACCA is a genomic window of Tindallia californiensis containing:
- the hydA gene encoding dihydropyrimidinase — its product is MDLIIKNGTIVTAKDTYAADVGIKDGKVVLIGKVLRHSDAEIVDASGKLILPGAIDSNTHLGMPLNNIQAADDCASGTCAAACGGTTTIFDYVIQQPGESMMETIRKRNDLFEKGSYIDYSFNVSLTNVTPEILKEFKEAVDFGVNQFKIFMIYSKEHLMTDDGTFVKAMILAKELGARMAVHAENPYIINMHTEEFLAEGKGHPWYHYQSRQEYVETEAVKRAVYWATSFNTPLYIPHLACKEGLDEISRARNEGYDILAETCPHYLYFTNEVYKYEGAQNYVCSPPIKGPESQDALWDGIKRGDISIVATDHSPFQSHEKAAGLEDYTKIPNGVMGIENMYPYMLSEANKGRLSFNKVVEVCSSNPAHLFGCAPQKGTIAIGSDADLVVYDPEKTFVVKPEKMHSNVDHTIWDGVEFSGYPIKTFSRGKLIYDNEKFVGEKGWGQFLKRNPLY
- a CDS encoding DUF554 domain-containing protein, which gives rise to MLGTIINSVAILIGGTVGLLLRKGISERFKQTVMQGLGLSVFVIGVSGALKTENMLVVIFSIVFGGIMGEALEIEEKLEVLGRWMEKRVGKGEGLVAKGFVTTSLIYCVGAMAIVGALESGMTGNHETLYAKSLLDGVSSVIFASTLGLGVLLSSVSVFIYQGLITIAAGSLADLLTEAVVIEMSAVGGLLIIGISMNILEIKKVPVGNLLPAVFIPVFYPLVQPAAQYFLQIIEVFL
- a CDS encoding Asp23/Gls24 family envelope stress response protein, producing MKVIFLIGSSGTGKSYQAMSLASQRDIRYLIDDGLLIRENKILAGKSAKREASRLGAVRRALFMDRQHRQKVIETLEKEKPESIMVLGTSRKMVDIISEHLSLGEPETVLWLEDLVSREEIELAKKIRRQEGKHVIPVPALQLKKDFSGYFLNPIKALRSLGKESGSPEHYKSVVRPTFSYKGNYTISDGVIRSLVHYSFNQFSEVQPVGRTFVQNSATGLEIQLEVRVVYGVSIPKTLQKLQQSIIDEVEGMTSLHIDQVMIHVRKFQS